A genomic region of Spirochaetota bacterium contains the following coding sequences:
- a CDS encoding SDR family NAD(P)-dependent oxidoreductase, whose translation MKSLKGQLALVTGAAMGMGRSLSELLLNEGCRVAMVDINEKELTKVVKEFQAKGDCRAYICDVSNRDAVYKLQKKVKKEMGDVTILVNNAGVVKVGDFLHLDDKAIEWMVNVNLMSIFWMCKAFMPDMITKPWAHVVNFASAGGMLALPDISIYCATKFAVVGFSDALRQEMKKYKYNVGVTMVCPYTVATGMFAGFKEVAGTKILKTEDVTTRVVKAIKKNKAVVAVPNFQVNFLTPLTKLLLPVHAMDILNKMVGMWTANEQTQERKYKI comes from the coding sequence ATGAAATCATTAAAAGGTCAGCTGGCACTGGTTACCGGTGCAGCTATGGGCATGGGCAGAAGCCTGTCTGAATTGCTGTTAAATGAAGGCTGTAGAGTAGCTATGGTGGATATTAATGAAAAAGAATTAACAAAAGTTGTAAAGGAGTTTCAGGCAAAAGGGGATTGCAGGGCATATATATGTGATGTTTCTAATCGTGATGCCGTGTATAAACTACAAAAAAAAGTGAAAAAGGAAATGGGTGATGTCACGATACTAGTTAATAATGCTGGTGTTGTAAAAGTTGGAGACTTTTTACATCTTGATGATAAAGCGATTGAATGGATGGTAAACGTGAACCTGATGTCAATATTCTGGATGTGTAAGGCGTTTATGCCAGATATGATAACCAAACCATGGGCACATGTTGTTAACTTTGCGTCAGCGGGAGGGATGTTGGCATTACCTGATATCTCAATTTACTGTGCAACAAAGTTTGCTGTAGTAGGATTTTCTGATGCGCTACGCCAGGAAATGAAAAAATATAAATACAATGTAGGAGTAACAATGGTGTGCCCTTACACGGTTGCAACAGGGATGTTTGCAGGGTTCAAAGAAGTTGCTGGGACAAAAATACTTAAAACTGAAGATGTGACAACGCGGGTAGTAAAGGCTATAAAGAAAAACAAAGCGGTAGTAGCAGTCCCCAATTTCCAGGTTAACTTTTTAACACCACTTACTAAATTACTGCTACCGGTCCACGCAATGGATATACTCAATAAAATGGTAGGTATGTGGACAGCAAATGAACAAACCCAGGAACGTAAGTACAAAATTTAG
- a CDS encoding alpha/beta hydrolase, which produces MVKKIVTVLVIIIAILCAIIFGVAWHFSNQLIAPKPYTCQVDHFVYCKGIEEIGIAYQDIEFKNNEDLTLRGWFIPGNLKKAIIMVHGITADRREGLRWVKALHSAGFNLLLFDLRNHGKSDKAKTGMGYYEKDDVIAAVNFLQSKGFTNIGVFGVSMGASTAIQAMAKDNRITAGVFEAAFANLGDLLAEIAQRDFGLPRFPIINAVMWVYSMRLRADANTINPEDYIAAISPRPVFIIHCDNDDYIAYHHGQRIYAKAKEPKSMWTAHCNKHARAWQSNPQEAEKKVVDFYNKYLSAK; this is translated from the coding sequence ATGGTAAAGAAAATAGTAACAGTTTTAGTTATTATCATTGCAATTTTGTGTGCAATAATTTTTGGTGTTGCGTGGCATTTTTCAAATCAGCTTATTGCACCAAAACCTTACACTTGCCAGGTTGACCATTTTGTATACTGCAAAGGTATAGAAGAGATAGGTATAGCATATCAGGATATTGAATTTAAAAATAATGAAGATTTGACATTACGAGGATGGTTTATTCCAGGGAATTTAAAAAAAGCAATTATTATGGTACATGGTATTACTGCAGATAGGCGCGAGGGGTTACGGTGGGTTAAAGCATTACACAGCGCTGGTTTTAATCTATTATTATTTGATCTTCGCAACCACGGTAAAAGCGATAAAGCTAAAACAGGAATGGGATATTATGAAAAGGATGATGTGATTGCTGCAGTTAATTTTTTGCAATCAAAGGGTTTTACAAATATTGGAGTGTTTGGCGTTTCCATGGGCGCATCAACTGCAATCCAGGCAATGGCAAAGGATAACCGTATTACAGCAGGAGTGTTTGAAGCAGCTTTTGCTAATTTAGGTGATTTGCTTGCTGAAATAGCACAACGTGATTTTGGATTACCTCGCTTCCCAATAATCAATGCAGTGATGTGGGTATATAGCATGCGACTGAGAGCAGATGCCAATACAATAAATCCTGAAGATTATATAGCTGCAATTTCACCCCGTCCTGTATTTATAATACATTGTGACAATGATGATTACATTGCATATCATCATGGACAGCGTATTTATGCAAAGGCAAAAGAACCAAAAAGTATGTGGACAGCACATTGCAATAAACATGCGCGTGCATGGCAATCAAATCCACAAGAGGCTGAAAAAAAAGTTGTGGATTTTTATAATAAATATTTATCAGCTAAATGA
- a CDS encoding MBL fold metallo-hydrolase, with translation MRHRLLCILMFVFVISCNQHVQIDEVSDYTKKANQSISLQFDEIDKTEASHGLIAEAKNLLIKDNNGNVVWDMTAYSFLQHKTPQTAHPLLWEMAKLNAKPGLYEVVHGVYQLRGFDIANMTIIEGKTGWIVVDTLTTKETAKAAFDFFKTHIHKQKPIKAIIFTHSHIDHFGGVLGVITEKELKSNHIQVIAPNGFMEEAFSENILLANAMARRAEYQFGQDLPVSPQGQIDSGIGKTVPQGSYSIVEPTVTVDTTPTRIVIDGVECIFQYAPDTEAPAEMTVYIPSIKAFCPAEIASRTMHNLYTVRGTKVRDAYKWSKYINESVQLFPDVEVCFFTHHWPMYGNKRIREFLIKQADMYKFIHDQTIRLANKGYTPEKIAHELQLPQSLSQFIPNRQFYGVLQQNVKAVYQMYLGWYNGNPAYLNQLPDIERAKRYVHFMGGVRAILEKAQASYNKGDYLWVAEVLNHVVMAQPGNTNARRLLAKTYTQLAYHAESGVWRNVYLKGAQELTEGIQKKTSLMHKGCDMLRHLPPEKLFDSMAVNLNPHKAQNSNITIAIYFSDKKKLYSLFVRNSVLYYSEGVIEKHDADIHIPYTTFIKLITGAIAKNKILFDNDVKLSGSKMSLIKFFSMFDKSERFAVVTSE, from the coding sequence ATGAGACATAGATTACTTTGTATTCTTATGTTTGTATTTGTAATATCGTGTAATCAACATGTTCAAATAGATGAGGTTTCAGATTATACAAAAAAGGCAAATCAGAGTATTTCATTGCAGTTTGATGAGATAGATAAAACAGAAGCATCGCATGGATTGATTGCAGAGGCAAAAAATCTTTTAATAAAAGATAACAATGGCAATGTAGTATGGGATATGACAGCATATTCGTTTTTACAACATAAAACGCCGCAAACTGCACACCCCCTTCTGTGGGAGATGGCCAAGCTCAACGCTAAGCCAGGATTATATGAGGTTGTTCACGGTGTATATCAGCTTCGTGGTTTTGACATTGCAAATATGACAATTATTGAAGGGAAGACGGGATGGATTGTTGTGGATACTTTAACCACAAAGGAGACAGCCAAAGCTGCCTTTGATTTTTTCAAAACACATATACATAAACAAAAACCAATTAAAGCTATTATTTTTACGCATAGCCATATAGACCACTTCGGCGGCGTGTTAGGGGTGATTACTGAAAAAGAATTAAAAAGTAATCACATACAAGTGATAGCACCAAATGGCTTTATGGAAGAAGCGTTTAGTGAAAATATACTCCTTGCCAATGCAATGGCGCGAAGAGCTGAATACCAATTTGGACAGGATTTGCCGGTTTCACCACAAGGGCAGATAGATAGTGGTATTGGCAAAACAGTGCCACAAGGGTCATACAGTATAGTGGAGCCGACAGTTACTGTTGATACAACTCCTACTAGGATAGTAATTGATGGTGTTGAGTGTATCTTTCAGTATGCTCCTGATACAGAAGCCCCTGCAGAGATGACAGTGTATATTCCTTCAATAAAAGCTTTTTGCCCTGCTGAGATTGCAAGCCGCACCATGCATAATCTGTATACAGTGCGTGGAACAAAGGTGCGTGATGCGTATAAATGGAGTAAATACATAAATGAATCAGTGCAGCTTTTTCCTGATGTGGAGGTGTGTTTTTTTACGCATCATTGGCCTATGTATGGCAATAAGCGGATTAGGGAATTCCTAATAAAGCAGGCTGACATGTATAAATTTATTCATGACCAGACAATCAGGCTTGCCAATAAAGGATATACTCCTGAAAAGATTGCACATGAATTACAACTTCCACAGTCTCTATCGCAATTTATACCCAACCGTCAGTTTTATGGGGTGCTGCAACAAAACGTGAAGGCTGTCTACCAGATGTATTTAGGGTGGTATAATGGAAATCCTGCATATCTCAATCAGTTGCCGGATATTGAAAGAGCCAAGCGATATGTGCACTTTATGGGTGGTGTCAGAGCAATATTAGAAAAAGCTCAAGCATCATATAATAAAGGAGATTACCTGTGGGTAGCTGAAGTTTTAAATCACGTAGTCATGGCTCAACCAGGTAATACCAATGCACGCCGATTGCTTGCAAAAACATATACACAGCTTGCATATCACGCTGAATCGGGTGTATGGCGCAATGTATATCTCAAGGGGGCACAGGAGCTTACAGAAGGCATACAAAAGAAAACATCTTTAATGCATAAGGGGTGTGACATGCTAAGACATCTTCCTCCAGAGAAACTCTTTGACAGCATGGCAGTTAATCTCAATCCCCATAAAGCACAAAACAGCAATATTACTATTGCTATCTATTTTAGCGACAAGAAAAAATTATATTCACTTTTTGTACGAAATTCAGTGTTATATTATTCAGAGGGTGTGATAGAAAAACATGATGCTGATATACACATTCCCTATACTACATTTATTAAGCTTATTACTGGAGCTATCGCCAAAAATAAAATACTTTTTGATAATGATGTAAAGTTGAGTGGAAGTAAAATGTCATTGATAAAGTTTTTTA
- a CDS encoding sodium/solute symporter (Members of the Solute:Sodium Symporter (SSS), TC 2.A.21 as described in tcdb.org, catalyze solute:Na+ symport. Known solutes for members of the family include sugars, amino acids, nucleosides, inositols, vitamins, urea or anions, depending on the system.): MWEFTPTNVHWIDIVLIICYLAGMTIFGFYYKTHIKTAKDYFLANRSLPWWVIGLSIIGTNIGSNDYIGASGNAYSIGIAQANFEWIGAIPAMILSALIFIPFFWRAGVYSIPEYLGLRYNNAVRFIAACVMSIFAVVIVGVFLWATAIMLQTYLGWPVWFSILVTATVVGFYTISGGLGAVAITDTVQAFIMFTTAIIVAFIGIEKIGGFDTFIATLKTNYPDHLNAFLPATHPTFPWPGVILGLGIVLSPAYWCANQAILQRTFAARTEWDGKASMIFAACLKTFVPLLIVMPGLLALTLAGKSITHQDQALPWVIKNILPAGISGLMFVAFIAALQSSIDSTMNSTSVMIVRDIIGVAKKNGLSDKVQLKLGKLFTFLILIVGIAFAPITAYFQGIYVYVQYALSLFQGPIFALMIFGILDKRITPAAGLFSLLSGLTVAALLGWASLNMLYIAFFSFLYSAIALYIVSPFTKKKSNDELKNVVYSNVVEIE, from the coding sequence ATGTGGGAATTTACACCAACCAATGTTCACTGGATCGATATAGTGTTAATAATATGCTATCTGGCAGGAATGACCATTTTTGGATTTTACTATAAAACACATATCAAAACTGCTAAAGATTATTTTTTAGCCAACAGGTCACTCCCATGGTGGGTGATAGGACTGTCTATTATTGGTACTAACATTGGCTCCAACGACTACATTGGTGCATCAGGCAACGCATACAGTATTGGAATAGCTCAGGCAAACTTTGAATGGATAGGTGCAATTCCTGCAATGATATTATCGGCACTCATTTTTATTCCGTTTTTCTGGCGCGCTGGAGTGTACTCCATACCTGAGTATTTGGGCTTACGGTACAACAATGCAGTACGCTTTATTGCAGCTTGTGTGATGAGCATTTTTGCTGTTGTCATTGTTGGTGTATTTTTATGGGCAACTGCCATTATGCTCCAAACATATTTAGGTTGGCCGGTATGGTTTTCTATACTTGTGACAGCAACTGTTGTTGGCTTTTATACCATATCTGGTGGGCTTGGGGCAGTTGCTATCACCGATACTGTGCAAGCATTCATTATGTTCACCACCGCAATTATTGTTGCATTTATTGGGATTGAAAAAATTGGCGGATTTGACACGTTTATCGCAACACTTAAAACTAATTATCCTGATCATCTCAATGCATTTTTACCTGCAACCCACCCTACGTTCCCCTGGCCAGGCGTTATACTTGGTCTTGGCATTGTGCTTTCACCTGCTTACTGGTGCGCAAACCAGGCAATACTACAACGCACATTTGCAGCACGCACCGAGTGGGATGGGAAAGCATCCATGATTTTTGCTGCTTGCCTTAAAACGTTTGTACCATTGTTAATAGTTATGCCGGGACTACTTGCTCTGACCCTTGCAGGAAAAAGCATCACTCATCAGGACCAGGCACTCCCGTGGGTAATAAAAAACATATTGCCTGCCGGCATCTCGGGCCTTATGTTTGTTGCGTTCATTGCGGCACTGCAATCATCTATTGACTCTACTATGAATTCTACTTCGGTTATGATTGTACGTGACATTATAGGTGTTGCAAAGAAGAATGGCTTGAGTGATAAGGTTCAACTTAAGTTAGGCAAACTGTTTACATTTCTTATTCTCATTGTTGGAATTGCCTTTGCACCAATCACGGCGTACTTTCAGGGAATTTATGTGTATGTGCAGTATGCCCTATCGCTTTTTCAGGGGCCAATTTTTGCACTAATGATTTTTGGAATCCTTGACAAACGCATTACACCTGCCGCTGGCCTTTTTAGTTTATTATCAGGTTTAACAGTTGCAGCATTATTAGGCTGGGCCAGCTTAAATATGCTGTATATAGCATTTTTTTCATTTTTATATTCGGCGATAGCTCTCTACATTGTTTCACCGTTTACAAAAAAGAAATCAAATGATGAATTAAAAAACGTTGTGTACAGCAACGTTGTTGAGATCGAATAA